In Egicoccus sp. AB-alg2, a single genomic region encodes these proteins:
- a CDS encoding ATP-binding protein — MQVAQTVPFDEPARLAAVRRYDVLDSPPDGAFDRVTALAARLSDSPIATITIVDEDRIWFRSAHGIDATEIPREPGLCASAILDGKPYVVPDALVDPRTLDNGLVRGELGLRFYAAVPLRTADGHSLGTLNVIDVEPRDLRPGELENLQDLAAIVMDELELRLAARRAIATETQREAAGYRDALLAGISHEMRTPIAILQGVVNMSETTPPASAAEARLRTVLARQVRYLDWLVGQYLDFALLENEHHEPTADRAPLTLAAVVEDAVELFRDRAQIEVEVAPGTPMALADRARTQRIVTELLNNAVRFGGSRAPIRVEVGRGAEPDTVQVSVLDSGPGIAPEDLAGIFDRFTRDPRSTGSGVGLFVSQAAASVQGGRIEVVSTPGAGSCFTLVLPRA, encoded by the coding sequence ATGCAGGTCGCGCAGACCGTCCCGTTCGACGAACCGGCCCGGCTCGCGGCGGTCCGCCGGTACGACGTCCTCGATTCGCCACCCGACGGCGCGTTCGACCGGGTGACCGCACTGGCGGCCCGCCTCAGCGACAGCCCGATCGCCACCATCACGATCGTGGACGAGGACCGGATCTGGTTCCGCTCCGCGCACGGCATCGACGCGACTGAGATCCCGCGCGAGCCCGGCCTGTGTGCGTCCGCGATCCTGGACGGCAAGCCCTACGTGGTGCCGGACGCCCTCGTCGACCCGCGCACCCTCGACAATGGCCTCGTGCGTGGAGAGCTGGGGCTGCGGTTCTACGCCGCCGTGCCGCTGCGCACGGCCGACGGCCACAGCCTCGGCACGCTGAACGTCATCGACGTCGAACCGCGTGACCTGCGACCGGGCGAACTGGAGAACCTCCAGGACCTCGCCGCCATCGTGATGGACGAGTTGGAGCTGCGGCTGGCGGCGCGACGCGCCATCGCGACGGAGACGCAGCGTGAGGCCGCCGGCTACCGCGACGCGCTGTTGGCCGGGATCTCGCACGAGATGCGCACCCCGATCGCGATCCTGCAGGGCGTGGTCAACATGTCGGAGACGACCCCGCCCGCCAGCGCCGCCGAGGCACGGCTGCGCACCGTCCTCGCCCGGCAGGTGCGCTACCTCGACTGGCTCGTCGGGCAGTACCTCGACTTCGCCCTGCTGGAGAACGAACACCACGAGCCGACCGCCGACCGCGCCCCGCTCACGCTGGCGGCGGTGGTCGAGGACGCCGTCGAACTGTTCCGCGACCGCGCCCAGATCGAGGTCGAGGTGGCTCCCGGGACGCCCATGGCCCTGGCCGACCGTGCCCGGACCCAGCGCATCGTCACGGAGCTGCTGAACAACGCGGTCCGCTTCGGCGGCTCACGGGCACCGATCCGCGTCGAGGTCGGCCGGGGCGCCGAGCCCGACACCGTGCAGGTGTCGGTGCTCGACAGCGGCCCCGGCATCGCTCCCGAGGACCTCGCGGGCATCTTCGACCGCTTCACCCGGGACCCGCGCAGCACGGGCAGCGGCGTCGGACTGTTCGTCAGCCAGGCCGCGGCCAGTGTCCAGGGCGGCCGCATCGAGGTGGTGTCGACCCCGGGCGCCGGCAGCTGTTTCACGCTGGTGCTGCCACGGGCCTGA
- a CDS encoding TetR/AcrR family transcriptional regulator yields the protein MADQRLDEPDAAVAEGRRARLRRQTLQDLHAAAMAEIREHGAVELSLRRVARRLGMSPAGLYRYVDSREDLLTRLIADAYHDLADHLLVAIGADDERQDLQGPPPVPPTVATRDADVCERVRAAALAYRDWGVRHPNEFGLLFGNPIPNYEAPPGGPTVAAMGRVGFGLGRPLVEAWEQGRLRVPDGWRALVAEPHLAARFDPMLDFDGRRLTPEVAATLLLLWGRLHGQVSLEVFGHHHWLLPDGCEALYVAELEAIETELFSAPDGS from the coding sequence ATGGCCGACCAGCGCCTCGACGAGCCGGACGCCGCAGTCGCCGAGGGGCGGCGTGCGCGGCTGCGCCGCCAGACGCTGCAGGACCTGCACGCGGCCGCGATGGCGGAGATCCGCGAGCACGGCGCCGTGGAGTTGTCGCTGCGGCGTGTTGCCCGCCGGCTCGGCATGAGCCCGGCGGGGCTGTACCGCTACGTGGACTCGCGGGAGGATCTGCTGACGCGGCTGATCGCCGACGCCTACCACGACCTCGCCGATCATCTGCTGGTCGCCATCGGGGCCGACGACGAGCGGCAGGACCTGCAGGGCCCGCCGCCCGTCCCCCCGACCGTCGCCACGCGCGACGCCGACGTCTGCGAACGCGTGCGGGCCGCGGCGCTGGCCTACCGCGACTGGGGGGTGCGCCACCCCAACGAGTTCGGGCTGCTGTTCGGCAACCCGATCCCGAACTACGAGGCGCCGCCCGGTGGTCCCACCGTGGCGGCCATGGGACGCGTCGGCTTCGGCCTGGGCCGGCCGCTCGTGGAGGCCTGGGAGCAGGGTCGGCTGCGCGTCCCCGACGGATGGCGCGCGCTGGTGGCCGAGCCGCACCTCGCGGCCCGCTTCGACCCGATGCTCGACTTCGACGGGCGGCGGCTGACACCCGAGGTCGCCGCCACGCTGCTGCTGCTGTGGGGCCGCCTGCACGGTCAGGTCAGCCTCGAGGTGTTCGGCCACCACCACTGGCTGCTGCCGGACGGCTGCGAGGCCCTCTACGTCGCCGAGCTCGAGGCCATCGAGACCGAACTGTTCAGCGCGCCCGACGGCTCGTGA
- a CDS encoding NAD-dependent epimerase/dehydratase family protein, with amino-acid sequence MRITVLGAAGGIGRALAEELAGRGHEVTAASRSISPAGHPAGVRAVTTDLRDPRQADVACRGADVVVMAAQVPYPQWHTELLPLFDAALAAAERAGARLVLVDNLYAYGSPGTPITEATPEAATSVKGRLRRDAGRRLLAAHEAGRVPVTIGRFSDYYGPGGTNSLVYQVQIRPALAGKAARAYIDADQPHSFHYLPDAARGFATLAERPEADGRIWVLPSAPALTQRQLIDLVEQAVGHPVKRGHISRPMLRVAGLVDRRLREAYELTDQWDRPYTTDASAFEAAFGPVETTPHATAIRTTVDAFRAAGHPAAA; translated from the coding sequence ATGCGCATCACCGTGCTGGGCGCTGCCGGGGGCATCGGCCGCGCCCTCGCCGAGGAGCTCGCGGGCCGCGGCCACGAGGTCACCGCCGCCAGCCGTTCGATCTCGCCGGCCGGGCATCCGGCCGGCGTGCGTGCCGTGACCACCGACCTGCGCGACCCACGCCAGGCCGACGTCGCCTGCCGGGGCGCCGACGTCGTCGTCATGGCGGCGCAGGTCCCCTACCCGCAGTGGCACACCGAGTTGCTCCCGCTGTTCGACGCGGCGCTGGCGGCCGCCGAGCGCGCCGGCGCACGGCTCGTCCTGGTCGACAACCTCTATGCCTACGGCTCCCCCGGTACGCCGATCACCGAGGCCACCCCGGAGGCCGCGACGTCGGTCAAGGGGCGCCTGCGACGCGACGCCGGCCGCCGCCTGCTCGCCGCGCACGAGGCCGGCCGCGTGCCGGTCACGATCGGACGCTTCAGCGACTACTACGGCCCCGGCGGCACCAACTCGCTGGTCTACCAGGTGCAGATCAGGCCGGCCCTGGCCGGCAAGGCGGCCCGCGCCTACATCGACGCGGACCAGCCACACAGCTTCCACTACCTGCCCGACGCGGCGCGCGGCTTCGCGACCCTCGCCGAGCGCCCCGAGGCGGACGGCCGGATCTGGGTCCTGCCGTCGGCACCGGCGCTGACCCAGCGGCAGCTGATCGACCTCGTCGAGCAGGCCGTCGGCCACCCGGTCAAGCGCGGGCACATCAGCCGTCCGATGCTGCGCGTGGCCGGACTCGTCGACCGGCGCCTGCGGGAGGCCTACGAGCTGACCGACCAGTGGGACCGGCCCTACACCACCGACGCGAGCGCGTTCGAGGCGGCCTTCGGCCCGGTCGAGACCACGCCGCACGCCACGGCGATCCGCACCACCGTGGACGCCTTCCGCGCGGCCGGCCACCCGGCCGCCGCATGA
- a CDS encoding acyl-CoA dehydrogenase family protein, which yields MDLRLSDRGEQLRAALLDFMDTHVYPNEQRYHDQIEASGDRHHHPAVLEELKDEARRRGLWNLFLPDERHGAGLSNLDYAHLAELTGRSPLIAPEALNCNAPDTGNMEVLHLFGTPEQQERWLEPLLAGEIRSTFFMTEPDVASSDARNIRSRIVRDGDHYVIDGRKWWSTGAASPRCEVGIFMGVTDPDEQPYRQQSMILVPMDTPGVRVVRELPVFGHYDGHGGHPEVEFVDVRVPAGNLIGQEGDGFRIAQERLGPGRIHHCMRLVGMAERAVDLMCQRAISRETFGKHIARQGVFQHWLAQARVRIEQARLLTLKAAHLMDTVGNKGARMEISAIKIVAPAMAEWVLDKAIQTHGGAGFSNDTPLAMMWAHARTLRMADGPDEVHEMALARRELKRYLPES from the coding sequence GTGGACCTTCGCCTGAGCGATCGCGGCGAGCAGCTGCGCGCGGCGCTGCTCGACTTCATGGACACGCACGTCTATCCGAACGAGCAGCGCTACCACGACCAGATCGAGGCGTCGGGCGACCGCCACCACCACCCGGCCGTTCTCGAGGAGCTGAAGGACGAGGCCCGACGGCGGGGCCTGTGGAACCTGTTCCTGCCCGACGAGCGGCACGGTGCGGGCCTGTCGAACCTCGACTACGCCCATCTCGCCGAGCTGACCGGCCGCTCGCCGCTGATCGCGCCGGAGGCGTTGAACTGCAACGCCCCCGACACCGGCAACATGGAGGTCCTGCACCTGTTCGGGACCCCTGAACAGCAGGAACGGTGGCTGGAGCCGTTGCTGGCCGGCGAGATCCGGTCCACCTTCTTCATGACCGAGCCGGACGTCGCGTCCTCGGACGCCCGCAACATCCGTTCACGCATCGTGCGCGACGGCGACCACTACGTCATCGACGGGCGCAAGTGGTGGTCGACCGGCGCGGCCAGCCCACGTTGCGAGGTCGGCATCTTCATGGGCGTGACCGACCCCGACGAGCAGCCCTACCGCCAGCAGTCGATGATCCTGGTGCCCATGGACACCCCGGGCGTGCGGGTCGTCCGTGAGCTGCCCGTGTTCGGCCACTACGACGGCCACGGCGGGCACCCCGAGGTGGAGTTCGTCGACGTACGGGTGCCGGCCGGCAACCTGATCGGGCAGGAGGGCGACGGCTTCCGCATCGCGCAGGAGCGGCTCGGTCCGGGCCGCATACACCACTGCATGCGGCTGGTCGGCATGGCCGAGCGCGCCGTCGACCTCATGTGCCAGCGGGCGATCAGCCGCGAGACGTTCGGCAAGCACATCGCGCGCCAAGGCGTGTTCCAGCACTGGCTGGCCCAGGCACGCGTGCGCATCGAGCAGGCGCGCCTGCTCACGCTCAAGGCGGCCCACCTCATGGACACCGTCGGCAACAAGGGTGCCCGGATGGAGATCTCCGCCATCAAGATCGTGGCGCCCGCGATGGCCGAGTGGGTGTTGGACAAGGCGATTCAGACCCACGGTGGGGCCGGCTTCTCCAACGACACACCGCTGGCGATGATGTGGGCGCACGCGCGGACGCTGCGGATGGCCGACGGGCCGGACGAGGTCCACGAGATGGCGCTGGCCCGGCGGGAGCTGAAGCGCTACCTGCCCGAGTCGTGA
- a CDS encoding ArsR family transcriptional regulator, translated as MTLDTSARARVHAALGEPHRLQLVDALRLSDLTPSELREVSGLDSNLLAFHLGTLEEAGVIARRRSQGDGRRRYVTLRWETLEAVEPMSEAPTGPVLFVCSRNAARSQLAAALWRARTQLPADSAGRQPAPEIDPLARAVAEAHGLPLGDDPRPRGYDEIGSAPDLVVSVCDRAREAALPWTTHHLHWSVADPRGGDLAAYEATLQDLDRRIARLAATLPDRAA; from the coding sequence ATGACACTTGACACGAGCGCCCGGGCGCGCGTCCACGCCGCACTGGGGGAACCACACCGCCTGCAGTTGGTCGACGCCCTCCGGCTGAGCGACCTCACGCCGTCGGAGCTGCGGGAGGTCAGCGGCCTGGACTCCAACCTGCTGGCGTTCCACCTCGGCACGCTGGAGGAGGCCGGTGTCATCGCCCGGCGGCGCTCGCAGGGCGACGGCCGCCGTCGCTACGTGACGCTGCGGTGGGAGACGCTGGAGGCCGTGGAGCCGATGAGCGAGGCCCCGACCGGGCCGGTCCTCTTCGTCTGCAGCCGCAACGCCGCGCGTTCGCAGCTGGCGGCCGCCCTGTGGCGCGCACGGACCCAACTGCCGGCCGACTCGGCCGGCCGGCAGCCCGCGCCGGAGATCGACCCGCTGGCACGCGCGGTCGCCGAGGCACACGGGCTGCCGCTCGGCGACGACCCGCGCCCCCGCGGCTACGACGAGATCGGGTCGGCCCCCGACCTGGTCGTGTCCGTCTGCGACCGCGCGCGCGAGGCGGCCCTGCCGTGGACGACCCACCACCTGCACTGGTCGGTGGCCGACCCGCGCGGCGGCGACCTGGCCGCCTACGAGGCGACACTGCAGGACCTCGACCGCCGGATCGCCCGGTTGGCCGCGACGCTGCCCGACCGCGCCGCATGA
- a CDS encoding aquaporin, with the protein MTPTEPQRVVAEFLGTALLLMAVVGSGIVTSDGGSASAQLFQHAVAVGAALVALILAFGPVSGAHFNPAVTAADWWFGGIPTGRALRYLGAQVGGATAGTLATNAMFGVDLVTLSTNARDGFGPIAGEVVATGGLLLVIFALVHTGRLGAVPGAVGAWIGAAIFFTASASFANPAVTLARALTDSYTGIAPGSVPGFLLGQALGTLAGVALVAWLYRPSRRQAEVVVQPHGDGAARNEAA; encoded by the coding sequence ATGACGCCGACCGAGCCGCAGCGGGTCGTCGCGGAGTTCCTGGGGACGGCGCTGCTGCTGATGGCCGTGGTCGGCTCGGGGATCGTCACCAGCGACGGCGGCTCGGCGTCCGCGCAGTTGTTCCAGCACGCCGTGGCGGTGGGCGCTGCGCTGGTCGCGCTGATCCTCGCCTTCGGTCCGGTCTCGGGGGCGCACTTCAACCCGGCGGTGACCGCGGCCGACTGGTGGTTCGGCGGCATCCCGACGGGGCGGGCGCTGCGCTACCTCGGCGCCCAGGTCGGCGGCGCGACGGCGGGCACCTTGGCGACCAATGCGATGTTCGGTGTCGACCTCGTCACGCTGTCCACCAACGCGCGCGACGGCTTCGGGCCAATTGCCGGCGAGGTCGTCGCCACCGGTGGGCTGCTGCTCGTCATCTTCGCCCTGGTGCACACCGGCCGGCTCGGCGCGGTGCCGGGGGCGGTCGGTGCCTGGATCGGCGCCGCGATCTTCTTCACCGCCTCCGCGTCGTTCGCCAACCCGGCGGTGACGCTGGCGCGCGCACTGACGGACAGCTACACGGGCATCGCCCCCGGCTCGGTCCCCGGCTTCCTGCTCGGACAGGCGCTCGGGACGCTCGCCGGCGTCGCGCTGGTGGCCTGGCTCTACCGGCCCTCGCGCCGCCAGGCCGAGGTGGTCGTCCAACCCCATGGCGACGGGGCCGCGCGCAACGAGGCGGCCTGA
- a CDS encoding transglycosylase family protein, producing the protein MSSRARTTRTRIPRRIVPRLTAAGALVAATTAAVTLDASAQTPSDGDTAVVRTVTVTPADRVEPFTADDTPIADALADAVEARTQLVAAAPEPEPEPAPEPEPAPEPEPEPEPEPEPEPEPEPEPEPEPEPASPGTDAGVWDRLAQCESGGNWSINTGNGFYGGLQFTIDSWQWVGGSGYPHEASKAEQIARAEILLERQGWEAWPACSRQLGLR; encoded by the coding sequence ATGTCCAGTCGTGCCCGCACGACCCGGACCCGGATCCCCCGTCGCATCGTGCCGCGTCTGACGGCCGCCGGTGCACTGGTGGCCGCCACGACCGCCGCAGTGACCCTCGACGCCTCGGCCCAGACGCCGTCGGACGGCGACACCGCCGTCGTGCGCACCGTCACGGTGACGCCAGCCGACCGTGTCGAGCCGTTCACGGCCGACGACACCCCGATCGCCGACGCGCTCGCCGACGCCGTGGAGGCGCGGACGCAGCTGGTCGCCGCCGCGCCGGAGCCCGAACCCGAGCCGGCGCCGGAGCCCGAGCCGGCCCCGGAGCCGGAACCCGAGCCGGAGCCCGAACCCGAGCCGGAACCCGAGCCGGAGCCCGAACCCGAGCCCGAGCCCGAACCGGCCAGCCCCGGGACCGACGCGGGCGTCTGGGACCGTCTCGCCCAGTGCGAGTCGGGCGGGAACTGGAGCATCAACACCGGCAACGGCTTCTACGGCGGCCTGCAGTTCACGATCGACTCCTGGCAGTGGGTCGGCGGCAGCGGCTACCCGCACGAGGCCTCCAAGGCGGAGCAGATCGCCCGCGCCGAGATCCTGCTCGAGCGGCAGGGTTGGGAGGCGTGGCCCGCCTGCAGCCGTCAGCTCGGTCTGCGCTGA
- a CDS encoding DMT family transporter, whose amino-acid sequence MPSSPPSPTPARNRLLHTSHGTHLDAFGAPEWGLLAMIATIWGTSFVFMAVGLEAFEPGLITLARVGLGAAALALVPVARRTRIAREDLPRVALLGVLWMGIPLLLFPVAQQWIDSSVAGMVNGAMPLTTAAWSALLLRRLPGRTQAIGLLVGFVGIVAISLPELPVGATRTGTAQTALGTGLVFAAIVLYGLSANLAVPLQQRYGSLPVLLRAQLAALVVIAPFGIAAIGPSRWDPVAALAMLPLGLLGTGLAFVLMATLVGRVGGPRGSVAVYFVPVVAIAAGVAFRGEQVHPLALVGTALVLAGAWITARREHLPPAPLGRG is encoded by the coding sequence GTGCCATCCTCGCCCCCGTCGCCGACACCCGCGCGAAACCGCCTGCTGCACACCAGCCACGGCACCCACCTCGACGCCTTCGGGGCGCCCGAGTGGGGACTGCTCGCGATGATCGCGACCATCTGGGGCACCTCCTTCGTGTTCATGGCCGTGGGCCTGGAGGCGTTCGAACCCGGCCTGATCACCCTCGCCCGGGTCGGGCTCGGCGCCGCCGCCCTGGCGCTCGTGCCGGTCGCCCGTCGAACCCGCATCGCCCGCGAGGACCTGCCCCGCGTCGCACTCCTCGGGGTGCTCTGGATGGGCATCCCGCTGCTGCTGTTCCCCGTCGCCCAGCAGTGGATCGACTCCTCGGTCGCCGGCATGGTCAACGGCGCCATGCCGCTGACGACCGCGGCCTGGTCGGCCCTGCTGCTGCGGCGGCTGCCGGGGCGCACGCAGGCGATCGGCCTGCTCGTCGGCTTCGTCGGGATCGTGGCGATCTCGCTGCCGGAGCTGCCGGTCGGCGCGACGCGGACCGGGACGGCGCAGACCGCGCTCGGGACCGGCCTGGTGTTCGCGGCGATCGTGCTCTACGGGCTGTCCGCCAACCTGGCCGTCCCCCTGCAACAGCGCTACGGCTCGCTGCCGGTGCTGCTGCGCGCCCAGCTGGCCGCCCTGGTGGTGATCGCCCCGTTCGGTATCGCCGCGATCGGGCCGTCGCGGTGGGACCCGGTGGCCGCGCTCGCGATGCTGCCCCTCGGCCTGCTGGGCACCGGCCTGGCGTTCGTGCTCATGGCGACGCTGGTGGGACGGGTCGGCGGTCCGCGCGGCTCGGTCGCGGTCTACTTCGTCCCGGTCGTCGCCATCGCCGCCGGGGTCGCGTTCCGGGGCGAGCAGGTCCATCCGCTCGCCCTCGTCGGCACCGCCCTGGTACTCGCCGGCGCGTGGATCACCGCACGTCGCGAGCACCTTCCACCCGCCCCCCTCGGACGCGGGTGA
- a CDS encoding MTH1187 family thiamine-binding protein, producing MIVAFSVSPVGETHHVGDAVAECVRVVRESGLPNETNAMFTNIEGDWDDIAAVLKQCIEVCERHAPRVSMVMKLDHHPGAGHEHSLAYKTRRVEEAVEA from the coding sequence ATGATCGTGGCGTTCTCCGTCAGCCCGGTCGGCGAGACCCATCACGTCGGCGACGCCGTCGCCGAGTGCGTGCGGGTGGTCCGCGAGAGCGGTCTTCCCAACGAGACCAACGCGATGTTCACCAACATCGAAGGCGACTGGGACGACATCGCCGCCGTCCTGAAGCAGTGCATCGAGGTCTGCGAGCGCCACGCCCCGCGCGTCTCGATGGTGATGAAGCTCGACCACCACCCGGGTGCCGGCCACGAGCACAGCCTCGCCTACAAGACCCGACGGGTCGAGGAGGCGGTGGAGGCCTGA
- a CDS encoding nodulation protein NfeD — MGTVIRHQAARLRAAIALACLVAGLLALVGATAAAAQAQDTVATTTVTGAITPVTAEHLADTVERADADGHQALVVLLDTPGGLVDATRLIAQSFLDAPLPVVVYVAPAGADAGSAGTFITYAAHVAAMAPATTIGAATPVDLEGGEVGDKVVENAAAFAQTLAEERGRDVEFAVASVRDGRSVTAPTALEEGVVDLIASDLDDLLAQLDGRAVEVRGVGEVTLRTDGVTAVEYEMGWARSLLAILADPNLAFVFLSLGTLGILYEIASPGLGLGGVIGVASLVLAMFSLAVLPVNWAGAVLIVVAFVMFVVELFMPGIGVGAAGGTAALVLGGVFLFQDQPGLGVDWWVIAPTAVLLFALAVLAGRIVLRSRRATSRAGSDDLIGRRLIVESAATGRPRARVSGTFWRLQAAEGAPPLRDGQSVEVVERRNLDLVVVPVGDRDQTGGDSPSSSPTT; from the coding sequence GTGGGCACGGTGATCCGACACCAGGCGGCGCGGCTGCGAGCCGCGATCGCACTCGCCTGCCTCGTCGCCGGGCTGCTGGCGCTCGTGGGGGCGACCGCGGCGGCGGCGCAGGCCCAGGACACGGTCGCCACCACGACCGTCACGGGAGCGATCACGCCGGTCACGGCCGAGCACCTCGCCGACACGGTCGAGCGGGCCGACGCCGATGGTCACCAGGCGCTGGTCGTCCTGCTCGACACGCCGGGCGGGCTGGTCGACGCCACCCGGCTGATCGCCCAGTCGTTCCTGGACGCACCGCTGCCGGTCGTGGTCTACGTGGCCCCCGCCGGCGCCGACGCGGGCTCGGCCGGCACCTTCATCACCTACGCCGCGCACGTGGCCGCGATGGCGCCTGCCACGACGATCGGCGCCGCCACCCCCGTGGACCTCGAGGGCGGCGAGGTGGGCGACAAGGTCGTGGAGAACGCGGCCGCCTTCGCCCAGACGCTGGCCGAGGAACGAGGTCGTGACGTCGAGTTCGCCGTCGCCTCGGTCCGCGACGGCCGCTCCGTCACCGCCCCGACCGCGCTCGAGGAAGGCGTCGTCGACCTGATCGCCAGCGACCTCGACGACCTGTTGGCCCAGCTCGACGGCCGCGCCGTCGAGGTGCGCGGGGTCGGCGAGGTGACGCTGCGGACGGACGGTGTGACGGCCGTCGAGTACGAGATGGGCTGGGCCCGCTCGTTGCTGGCCATTCTGGCCGACCCGAACCTCGCGTTCGTGTTCCTGTCGTTGGGCACGCTCGGGATCCTCTACGAGATCGCGAGTCCCGGCCTCGGACTGGGCGGCGTGATCGGCGTTGCCTCGCTGGTGCTGGCCATGTTCTCCCTGGCGGTGCTGCCCGTGAACTGGGCGGGGGCGGTGCTGATCGTCGTCGCGTTCGTGATGTTCGTGGTGGAGCTGTTCATGCCCGGTATCGGCGTGGGCGCCGCCGGGGGCACCGCCGCGTTGGTCCTCGGCGGCGTGTTCCTGTTCCAGGACCAGCCCGGCCTCGGGGTCGACTGGTGGGTGATCGCCCCGACGGCGGTGCTGCTCTTCGCTCTGGCCGTGCTGGCCGGCCGCATCGTCCTGCGCTCGCGTCGCGCGACGTCGCGGGCCGGCTCGGACGACCTGATCGGCCGGCGGCTGATCGTGGAGAGCGCCGCGACCGGCCGCCCGCGGGCGCGGGTCAGCGGCACCTTCTGGCGCCTGCAGGCTGCCGAGGGCGCTCCCCCGCTGCGCGACGGCCAGTCCGTCGAGGTCGTGGAACGGCGCAACCTCGACCTCGTCGTCGTGCCGGTCGGCGACCGCGACCAGACCGGCGGCGACTCCCCGTCGTCGTCCCCGACCACCTGA
- a CDS encoding SPFH domain-containing protein: MDGPVIGIAFALVVLVILIASSIRIVDEYERGVIFRLGRVTGARGPGLFFLIPVIEKMVKVNLQTIAMDIPPQDIITKDNVTVRVNAVTYFNVTEPVNSVVKVQNYVYATSQIAQTTLRSVIGGVELDEVLVNRDEINAKLQEIIDGITDDWGVKVTLVEVKDVELPEVMRRAMARQAEAERDRRAKVIHAEGEFEAAKRLSEAANVMASEAGAMQLRLLQTLSDMTAEKNSTLVMPIPIELLRFADSMTPRDR, from the coding sequence ATGGACGGCCCCGTCATCGGGATCGCGTTCGCCCTCGTCGTGCTCGTCATCCTCATCGCTTCGTCCATCCGCATCGTCGACGAATACGAGCGCGGCGTCATCTTCCGGCTGGGTCGCGTCACGGGCGCCCGTGGACCGGGTCTGTTCTTCCTCATCCCCGTCATCGAGAAGATGGTGAAGGTCAACCTGCAGACCATCGCCATGGACATCCCGCCGCAGGACATCATCACGAAGGACAACGTGACCGTGCGCGTCAACGCCGTCACGTACTTCAACGTCACCGAGCCCGTGAACTCGGTCGTCAAGGTCCAGAACTACGTCTACGCCACTTCGCAGATCGCCCAGACCACGCTGCGTTCGGTCATCGGGGGCGTGGAGCTCGACGAGGTGCTGGTCAACCGCGACGAGATCAACGCGAAGCTGCAGGAGATCATCGACGGCATCACCGACGACTGGGGCGTGAAGGTCACGCTCGTCGAGGTCAAGGACGTCGAGCTGCCCGAGGTCATGCGACGGGCGATGGCCCGGCAGGCCGAGGCCGAACGCGACCGTCGCGCCAAGGTCATCCACGCCGAAGGTGAGTTCGAAGCGGCCAAGCGCCTGTCGGAGGCCGCCAACGTCATGGCCTCGGAGGCCGGCGCCATGCAGCTGCGGTTGCTGCAGACCCTGAGTGACATGACCGCGGAGAAGAACTCGACGCTGGTGATGCCCATCCCGATCGAACTGCTGCGCTTCGCGGATTCCATGACCCCTCGGGACCGGTGA
- a CDS encoding c-type cytochrome: MSADASRMPSGRSLRALRWLLGAAAIAAVAVGINLLFGASATAQEPGLGAQWAEDEQLVDRGAQLFGANCALCHGEQGRGLTQPGPQAGPSLIGVGAASVDFMVRSGRMPMTNAQDRLQRGPNRFSEEDTRALVAFVESLAPGEGPDIPDIEGWEDADLSHGLELFTRNCAACHGPTAQGIAVGQRDISSSLDVVPPLEIAEAVRSGPGVMPRFLEDTLSDEDLRAVTAWVMDLREREAPGGWSFGRSGPVAEGAIAIIVGLGLLAIVMYLLGEKAHDEYDEVEEYRGER; encoded by the coding sequence GTGTCGGCCGACGCATCCCGCATGCCGTCCGGCCGCTCACTGCGAGCACTGCGGTGGTTGCTGGGCGCAGCCGCGATCGCGGCCGTCGCCGTCGGCATCAACCTGCTGTTCGGAGCGAGCGCCACCGCCCAGGAACCCGGCCTGGGCGCCCAGTGGGCCGAGGACGAGCAGCTCGTCGATCGCGGCGCCCAACTGTTCGGTGCCAACTGCGCCCTCTGCCACGGCGAGCAGGGCCGCGGCCTCACCCAGCCGGGCCCGCAGGCCGGCCCGTCGCTGATCGGCGTCGGGGCGGCGTCGGTGGACTTCATGGTCCGCTCCGGCCGCATGCCGATGACCAACGCGCAGGACCGCCTCCAGCGCGGCCCCAACCGGTTCAGCGAGGAGGACACCCGCGCGCTGGTCGCGTTCGTGGAGAGCCTCGCGCCCGGCGAGGGCCCCGACATCCCCGACATCGAGGGTTGGGAGGACGCCGACCTGTCGCACGGCCTGGAGCTGTTCACCCGCAACTGCGCCGCCTGTCACGGTCCCACCGCCCAGGGCATCGCGGTCGGCCAGCGCGACATCTCGTCGAGCCTCGACGTGGTCCCGCCGCTGGAGATCGCCGAGGCCGTCCGCTCCGGGCCCGGCGTCATGCCCCGCTTCCTCGAGGACACCCTGAGCGACGAGGACCTGCGGGCGGTGACCGCCTGGGTCATGGACCTGCGCGAACGCGAGGCCCCCGGGGGCTGGTCCTTCGGGCGCTCAGGCCCGGTCGCCGAGGGTGCCATCGCCATCATCGTCGGGCTGGGCCTGCTCGCGATCGTGATGTACCTGCTCGGCGAGAAGGCCCACGACGAGTACGACGAGGTGGAGGAATACCGTGGCGAGCGGTGA